A single Lactuca sativa cultivar Salinas chromosome 8, Lsat_Salinas_v11, whole genome shotgun sequence DNA region contains:
- the LOC111914235 gene encoding NEP1-interacting protein 2, whose amino-acid sequence MIIITWLPSIKLTIVSSSLLKTPLIHYGDKMKELFTSMFSLIFFHALLLIFVFHFGVAGGIIGAVVGALIGFKDKTNLLQDVIMGATSGAALSQKITTATFQQLLYSDHDDEHGCFLHLVDIVASALESKLLRDEDHIFLINKVASCEKLIKLPKIEITKDDVFDAFGNTTCCSICLQDFEVADAAGMFPQCEHKFHPECISQWLLNHNTCPVCRRSI is encoded by the exons ATGATCATCATCACGTGGTTGCCCTCCATCAAACTCACCATAGTTTCTTCTTCGTTGTTAAAAACTCCGTTAATTCATTATGGTGACAAGATGAAAGAGCTTTTCACCTCCATGTTTTCTCTAATTTTCTTCCATGCACTCCTTCTCATCTTCGTCTTCCACTTTGGTGTAG CTGGAGGTATAATTGGAGCAGTTGTAGGCGCATTGATCGGGTTTAAGGACAAAACGAACCTCTTACAAGATGTGATCATGGGTGCAACATCAGGGGCAGCTTTGTCACAGAAAATTACTACGGCTACCTTTCAACAGCTTTTGTATTCTGATCATGATGATGAACATGGCTGCTTTCTTCACCTG GTTGATATTGTAGCAAGTGCTTTGGAATCAAAACTTCTTCGAGATGAAGATCATATATTCCTAATTAACAAG GTTGCAAGTTGTGAGAAACTCATTAAGCTTCCAAAGATTGAAATAACAAAAGATGACGTCTTTGATGCTTTTGGAAATACAACTTGTTGCTCAATTTGCCTTCAA GATTTTGAGGTTGCGGATGCAGCTGGAATGTTTCCACAGTGTGAGCACAAGTTTCATCCGGAATGCATATCACAATGGCTTCTTAACCACAATACATGCCCAGTATGTAGAAGAAGCATATAA